The genomic interval GGAATTGAGGTATACCCATTAACCCTTTTGAATCTCTTTTCGCAATACAGTAATACAGAGGCAAGCCATCTCTGTTTCATCCTGCTATTACGATACCTCTTAATATTACCCTCTGCATCCCTTACCATTGAAAACATGCTCTCTATTGGATTCGTTGAGCATAGCGTCTTCCTTAGTAATTCAGGGACTTTCAGCCGATGCAGCGTAAGTATTTCCTCTATCGCCTCTAAAAGTGAATCTGCTGCTGATTCATTGATTCCCCTGAGCCATTTCTCCATTTCAAGTAGCATCTCTTTTGCATCTTCATAGCTTTTCTGTTCCAATGCTGTTTTAAACCTCCGATGTGCCTCTTTTCTATATCTCTTGGCAAGATGCTTCTGTATGTTCTTGTCTTTATGTATGGTGCAACGCTGATGTAGAAGTTTCTTGCCAAACTTGTCCCTTAATGCCTTGATTATTCCCTTGCCCCCATCTGTTACCCAAATTGTTCTCTTTGTTAGTTTTAATCCCCTCCTTTCTATGTCCGCAAGCAGTTCTTCGCATAGTTCATAGTTCTCTGTCGCCCCCTGCCAGGATCCCAATGGCATCTTCTTACCTTCTGTGTCTATTCCTAATGCAATTATAAATGCCTCACCTGCTCGATGTATTGTGTCAAGATATATGGCAAAGGCTCTAAGATCAGACAACGACCTCTCCTTGAATTCTTTGAGTTGTTTCCCTGTTGCCTCTATAATATGCCTCGATACTGTACTCGGTGATACTCCAAATGCCTGCGCTGCCTCTATTACTATCTCAGCATACTTCTGACACGATATGCCCCTTAATACCTTTGCCAAAAGCTCTTCAGAAAATCCATCAGGTTCTTTCATTCTCTTATAACTCTTTAATTGTATCTCTCCCTGCCTGCCACGAAGTCGAGGTCTCTCTACACGCACCTTTTGATCTGCTATATATACTGAGCCAGGCTGACTTGCCCATTTATATATGTTAGGGCAAAATGGTTTATACTCAGGCCCTGCTGTCTCTTCCCTGTCTATATACATTATTGCCTCTGCTACCATCCTTCCCATCTCCATCATAAGTGAGTCAACTCCTTGCTTACCCCTTGCTAATATCCGATACATCTGCTCTACTACCCATTGCCTGCCGTATGCCTCCTCTATACCTCTGATTACTTTTTCCTCTGTCTTGTGCTATCCTTCATATGTGGCTCCTTTCTTTAAAATGTTTTTTGCTTGCCGTGGATTATGCCACGGTAGGAGCCACTCTTTCAAGTTTCAACTAAAAATAGTATAATCTCGAAGAATTGTTTTTATCATAATTGTTACAAACTATATCCATCATCTACAATTATATTCTGTCCATTGATATATTTACTAATGTCACCGAGAAGGAAAATAACAGTCCCGATTATATCATCTTTATCTAACATACCTTTATTTAAACAAAGTGAATTATAATTTTTAATAAAATTTATAGGTTGTTTATCCATAATCCCACCAGGACTAATACAATTTACTCTTATATTTTTTCCTTTTAAAAATTTAGCCATGTATCTTGTCAAATGTATAATCGCAGACTTAATAGCTGCATATTCAACCGGCATTGTCATGGTTGTTTCTGCATAAATTTCAAAACTTGGAGCAATAACGCCATATATAGATGAGAAATTTATTATATTTCCAAAACCTTGCTTTAGAAAGAATTTTATAAATTGTTGAGATGTTAAAAAATATCCACCTAAATGAATGTTTAAATTTTCACAGAAATCCTCAAACTCCACCTCTAAAAAATTTCTCCCGTAGTTTTTATTTCTCGGGTATGCTGTATTTACCAAAGCATCAATTTTACCGTATTTTTTATAGACAATTTCAATGCAATCATTTATTGACTTTTTGGAAGTAATATCAACCATAATATAATCAATATCATTGTTAGAATCTTTTATTGGCTTTATATCAGCACTTATTGGTACTCCGCCTTCATGTAAAATTCCATTCACAATAGCTTTACCTAACAAACCTTCGCCACCAATAACTACAATAATTTTATCTTTTAAAAGCATCACAAACTCCTCTTTTATAGAATTTATAGTAAAGTTCCCATCTTTTATCTTGATAAGTAGGAAAAGAATTCCTATAGTTTGAAAAAATCTCCTTTTCTATTTCATAGATTTCTATTTCTCCTTCATTAATGATAGGTTTAGCAATTTGGCCTGACGGGTAAATCAACATAGAAGATTTTTTATATTCATTAGAATAATCTTTGCCAATTCTATTAACTCCTATCATAAAAACTTGATTTTCTATAGCTCTACTTTTTAGCAATATTTTCCGATGTTCTAATCTTTTAGCTGGCCAGTTTGCAATATTAATTATTAACTCTGAATTTTGGCTTAAAATTGAATATATTTCAGGAAATCTCAAGTCATAGCAAATTGTTAAAGCAAGATTAAAATCTTCATAATTAGTAAATTTTAGCTCATGTCCACCTTTAAAATATTTATCTTCTCCAACATAAGAAAAGGGATGAATTTTATCATAAGTAAGTAAAACATCTCCCTTGTTATTTATAAAACAAGCTCTATTTTTATATGAATTATTTTCCTTGACAGAAATACCAAAGATAATAGATTTATTGTAAGTTATACTGCATTCTATAAAAAACTTTAAACTATTGGAATTTTTCCATTCTTCACTCAAATTTGTATTCATTGTGTAACCTGTTAATGTCATTTCTGGGAAAATTGCCAAATCGTATTCATAATTTTTCGTATTTTTAAGTATGCCCAATATCTTATTTTTATTTTTTTCTTTATCTTCAAATTCCTGATTCAGAGATACTAAGCAAACTCTTAATTTATTTTTTTCCATACGAAAAACCCCAATTCATACTATTTAAAACTAATTATACTTCCTAAAAACCGGCTTAATAATATGTCCTTCTAAATATTTTTCCCAACCATCCTCAAGAGCTAAAGCATAAACTTTTAATGCATGTTTTAATGCTTCTGCTGTTTTTTCTAATTCAGATTCTTTGTGAGACATAGATAGAGCAATCCACGGCATAAATACGCCTTTTTTAATCATCTCTTGGTTAAATAGTGTTCTTAAAGGATAAGAGTTTTCTTTATTTTTATCTAAGGTTGTGTAGTAAGGTGAGCATTCAACACCTTCCGCTTTAAAATAATCGCTTATTCCATATTCTTTAGCAATATCATTCATGGTTTTAATAAGATTTTTACCATAATTCCATATATGGTTTATAACATCTTTTTCTTCCATTATTTTAAGTGTCGCTATAAAAGCTGCCAACGCTGACATTTCCGCACCGTGTGTAGTTGATAAAAGAAAAACCCTTTCCTGTCCCTCAAATTCTATTGAGCCGAGCTTCATAATTTCTCTTTTACCTCCGAGAGCAGCCAGAGAAAAACCGTTTGCCATTGCTTTGCCAAACGTGCATAAATCAGGCTCAACATTATAATAAAACTGCGCACCTTTTAAATGCCATCTGAAACCTGTTACCATTTCGTCAAGGATAAATAAGGCTCCATTTTTGTGACATAGCTCTTTAACTTTTTGTAAATAATTTTGTGGAGGATGGTGGGTAGTAGCTGGCTCCATAATTACACACGCTATTTGATTAG from Dissulfurispira thermophila carries:
- a CDS encoding oxidoreductase; translated protein: MLLKDKIIVVIGGEGLLGKAIVNGILHEGGVPISADIKPIKDSNNDIDYIMVDITSKKSINDCIEIVYKKYGKIDALVNTAYPRNKNYGRNFLEVEFEDFCENLNIHLGGYFLTSQQFIKFFLKQGFGNIINFSSIYGVIAPSFEIYAETTMTMPVEYAAIKSAIIHLTRYMAKFLKGKNIRVNCISPGGIMDKQPINFIKNYNSLCLNKGMLDKDDIIGTVIFLLGDISKYINGQNIIVDDGYSL
- a CDS encoding glutamate-1-semialdehyde 2,1-aminomutase, which produces MNEYTKKLLTLIPGGAHTYSRGYDQFPSNAPAILKRGKGAYIYDVEDREYLDYGMALRSVILGYADEYVNKFVIENAIKMGNNLTRPSIIELQAAELFVNLIPSVEMVKFAKNGSNVTTAAVKLARAYTGRDLVARCVDHPFFSFDDWFIGSTVMDKGVPKAIKELTKTFKYGDLKDLERLFDEYPNQIACVIMEPATTHHPPQNYLQKVKELCHKNGALFILDEMVTGFRWHLKGAQFYYNVEPDLCTFGKAMANGFSLAALGGKREIMKLGSIEFEGQERVFLLSTTHGAEMSALAAFIATLKIMEEKDVINHIWNYGKNLIKTMNDIAKEYGISDYFKAEGVECSPYYTTLDKNKENSYPLRTLFNQEMIKKGVFMPWIALSMSHKESELEKTAEALKHALKVYALALEDGWEKYLEGHIIKPVFRKYN
- a CDS encoding nitrilase-related carbon-nitrogen hydrolase → MEKNKLRVCLVSLNQEFEDKEKNKNKILGILKNTKNYEYDLAIFPEMTLTGYTMNTNLSEEWKNSNSLKFFIECSITYNKSIIFGISVKENNSYKNRACFINNKGDVLLTYDKIHPFSYVGEDKYFKGGHELKFTNYEDFNLALTICYDLRFPEIYSILSQNSELIINIANWPAKRLEHRKILLKSRAIENQVFMIGVNRIGKDYSNEYKKSSMLIYPSGQIAKPIINEGEIEIYEIEKEIFSNYRNSFPTYQDKRWELYYKFYKRGVCDAFKR